Genomic DNA from Candidatus Eisenbacteria bacterium:
GGCGGATATCGACGCGGCGGTTTCTCCGCCGGGCTTCTTCGTTCACGTTCGGAAAGCGGGGGTGGTACTCCCCGCACGCCTTCGCGGCGATGGCGCCTCCGGCGACCCCTTCGCCGACGAGAAAGCGGACCACCTCCGCCGCCCGCGCCCCCGAAAGGTCCCAGTTCGAACCGTAGCGGCCGGTTCGGACCGGGAGATCGTCGGTGTGCCCCTCCACCGTCACCCGCCAGGGCCGCTCGCGGATGATTTGCGCGATCGAACGGAGCACCGGCGCCGCCTTCGGATCCAGTTCGGCGCCGCCGGAGCGGAAGAGAACCGGTTCCTCCATCCGGAAGAGGATCCCCTTTTCCAGGAGAGAGATTCCCAGATTCTCCCCGTACTCGGTCGATCCGGCCAGCCCGAGGAGTTGCTCCATTCCCTGGACCGACTCGGGATTGTCGAGCTCGAGACGGGTGATGATCATCGAAAGAAGGGGGACCGCTTCGGTCCCCGCGTTCAACATGCCGCCGCTCCCGCGCTCGATGAGACCGACCCGGGACTCGCCGGGCGTGAGACCGAGCATCCGTTCGATCGCCCCCTGGGCGGTTTCCCAGTCGCCGGGCTGATACGTGGAGGAGGCGTAGATCAGCACATAGAACGTGAGTAACAGCGTCGCCAGATCGCCGAAGGTGGCCAACCAGGACGCCGGCTCCTCCTGCCCCGGACCCTTCTTCCTCGCCATGACTAGGAGCTTCCGATCAGCTTCAGATCGTTACGGATCGCCGGCGGGAGGAAAGTCTTCAGCTTCCGCTCGACCAACCGAGGATTATCCCCCGCCTGAATCGCCTTGATCCCCTCGAGGATCAGTTCCTTGACGAGAACCTCGTTTTCCGAGATCGCATCGAGTTTGCCGGCGATCGGGTTGCAAATCATGTTGGCCACGAGGGTGCCGTAGAAGGTGGTGATCAGCGCGACCGCCATGCCCGGACCGATACTGGAGGGATCGTTCACGTTCCGCAGCATCTGGATCAGGCCGATGAGCGTGCCCATCATGCCGAAGGCGGGGGCGTACTTCGCCATCTGCTTGAACATGCCGCTCCCCCGGCTGTGCCGGTCCGCGAGCAGCGTGAGTTCCATCGTCATGAGCGCGTCGATCCGCTCCAGGTCCATTCCGTCGATGGCCAGTTCCATCCCCGCCCGAAGGAAGGCGTCGTCCGCC
This window encodes:
- a CDS encoding flagellar motor protein MotB, which gives rise to MARKKGPGQEEPASWLATFGDLATLLLTFYVLIYASSTYQPGDWETAQGAIERMLGLTPGESRVGLIERGSGGMLNAGTEAVPLLSMIITRLELDNPESVQGMEQLLGLAGSTEYGENLGISLLEKGILFRMEEPVLFRSGGAELDPKAAPVLRSIAQIIRERPWRVTVEGHTDDLPVRTGRYGSNWDLSGARAAEVVRFLVGEGVAGGAIAAKACGEYHPRFPNVNEEARRRNRRVDIRLEYED
- a CDS encoding MotA/TolQ/ExbB proton channel family protein gives rise to the protein MDLASVIGIASGFGLLLLSILMGGGIATFINVPSMMIVIGGTAAATLINYPLSDFLGVMKVVKNAFLNKTASPEDTIRTLVGFAEKARRDGLLALEKDLKVADDAFLRAGMELAIDGMDLERIDALMTMELTLLADRHSRGSGMFKQMAKYAPAFGMMGTLIGLIQMLRNVNDPSSIGPGMAVALITTFYGTLVANMICNPIAGKLDAISENEVLVKELILEGIKAIQAGDNPRLVERKLKTFLPPAIRNDLKLIGSS